A single genomic interval of Musa acuminata AAA Group cultivar baxijiao chromosome BXJ3-4, Cavendish_Baxijiao_AAA, whole genome shotgun sequence harbors:
- the LOC135634685 gene encoding cyclin-D3-2-like, with the protein MALLSPFDHLYCQEENLEMEEVEEGMAPVLPLPEYCETERHVLLVAEAEAEAEEEWTEVLCSLVAKEGEALPKLVPDGGDGSYLRSARKEAVEWVARAAARHAFSALTALLAVNYLDRCFLSCGAAGGGLLRLQDDKPWMGRIVAVACLSLAAKVEETRLPLLLDLQVPLPPEAPTEEEGGYVFEPKTIRRMELLVLSVLGWRMNPVTPLSFIHHLLPQLCSKAKIADADFAAVGIAARTRALMRRCEAALLSVIADRRWVQYPSSVWAAAALLQATGSGDGGTAAVKSQEAHRLISLLNTPKEKVGECSQLLLESVGTAIVGHKRKHSSSAFYHHSLPPSPSGVIGSCFSCESSCDSWPMWSSSTSSSPETPPSKKPNRFADEGARGEGPDS; encoded by the exons atggctcttttaTCTCCTTTCGATCATCTTTATTGTCAAGAAGAGAACCTGGAGATGGAAGAAGTAGAAGAAGGGATGGCACCTGTGCTGCCACTTCCAGAGTACTGCGAGACCGAGCGCCATGTCCTCTTGGTGGCGGAGGCTGAGGCTGAGGCAGAGGAGGAGTGGACAGAGGTGCTCTGTTCTCTCGTGGCGAAAGAAGGGGAGGCGCTGCCCAAGCTCGTCCCTGACGGTGGCGACGGCTCCTACCTCCGGTCGGCGAGGAAGGAGGCGGTGGAGTGGGTCGCGCGCGCCGCCGCGCGCCACGCCTTCTCCGCCCTCACGGCTCTGCTTGCCGTGAACTACTTGGACCGGTGCTTCCTCTCCTGCGGCGCGGCGGGCGGCGGGCTCCTTAGGCTCCAGGACGACAAGCCGTGGATGGGGCGGATCGTGGCCGTGGCGTGCCTCTCGCTGGcggcgaaggtggaggagacgcgCCTTCCTCTCCTGCTCGACCTCCAGGTGCCTTTGCCACCAGAGGCGCCAACGGAGGAGGAGGGCGGGTACGTGTTCGAGCCCAAGACGATCAGGCGGATGGAGCTTCTGGTGCTCTCCGTTCTGGGCTGGAGGATGAACCCCGTCACCCCCCTGTCTTTCATCCACCACCTCCTCCCTCAGCTCTGCTCAAAGGCGAAAATCGCCGACGCTGACTTTGCCGCCGTCGGCATTGCCGCACGAACCCGGGCATTGATGAGAAGGTGTGAAGCGGCTCTTCTATCGGTAATAGCCG ACAGGAGATGGGTCCAGTATCCGTCGTCGGTCTGGGCTGCGGCGGCGCTGCTCCAGGCGACGGGGTCCGGCGATGGAGGCACCGCAGCGGTGAAATCTCAAGAGGCCCACCGCCTCATTTCCCTCCTCAACACCCCAAAG GAAAAGGTGGGGGAATGCTCTCAGCTACTTCTGGAATCAGTGGGCACTGCCATTGTTGGCCACAAGCGCAAGCATTCGTCCTCCGCTTTCTACCATCATTCATTGCCACCCAGTCCCAGTGGGGTGATCGGATCCTGCTTCAGCTGCGAGAGCTCATGCGATTCATGGCCGATGTGGTCGTCATCCACGTCGTCCTCACCCGAGACTCCTCCTTCCAAGAAACCCAATCGCTTCGCAGATGAGGGAGCCAGAGGCGAAGGTCCCGATTCTTAA